A window of Cygnus atratus isolate AKBS03 ecotype Queensland, Australia chromosome 24, CAtr_DNAZoo_HiC_assembly, whole genome shotgun sequence contains these coding sequences:
- the MLN gene encoding promotilin, which translates to MVSKKAMASLVLVYVVSMLAEQTEGFVPFFTQSDFRKMQEKERNREQKKSLTPLQQPDEEGLSEQAGADVKTIQLAVPVKAGMWLISRQLEKYQDVLEKLLAEVLQDTLDGEELRRRK; encoded by the exons ATGGTTTCGAAGAAGGCGATGGCCAGTTTGGTGCTGGTGTACGTGGTGTCTATGCTGGCTGAACAGACCGAAGGCTTCGTGCCGTTTTTCACCCAGAGCGACTTCCGAAAGATGCAG gaaaaggagaggaacagagagcagaagaaatccctgacccctctgcagcagccgGATGAGGAAGGCCTCTCTGAGCAGGCTGGCGCAGATGTCAAGACGATCCAG CTAGCTGTTCCTGTTAAAGCCGGGATGTGGCTCATCTCGAGGCAGCTGGAAAAATACCAAGATGTCCTGGAGAAACTGCTCGCGGAGGTGCTACAGGACACCCTAGACG GTGAGGAgctgaggaggagaaaatga